The Leptolyngbya sp. 'hensonii' region CAGGTCAGTGGGGGCTCCCAGTCCTTTAATGCTGTGAATACCCTACGCCTTCTGGGGCGCTGGATGCGAATGTTTACCATTCCCAACCAATCTTCTGTCGCCAAGGCTTACCAGGAGTTCAACGAAGATGGCACGATGAAGGAATCTTCCTATCGTGATCGAGTTATTGATGTGATGGAAGAGCTGTACAAATTTACCCTGCTGTTACGAGACAAGGTGGACTATTTGACCGATCGCTACAGCGAACGGAAGGAAAAATATCCTGAGCAGGGAATAGAGCCAATCAAATTGATGTAACGGGGTGCCTCAAGCAGCCTTGCTCACGCTCCTGATTCTCCTGATTCATTCCTTCATTCAGCAACGCCGATTTTGCTAGTGTTGATGAGCCATTCCTTTACCCTAGCCGCACAACTGACCCGTTAGCTGGCTACCATTACGCTGATACTCTGATCGGGTTGCCAGTCAGAGCCTATTTGTGAGTCTGGGCAAAGTGAGGCACACTAAACTTTCGACGGTAGTCTCCTGGCGTAATCCCTGTGATTCGTTTGAATAATCGTCGGAACGAGGCTGCATCTTCATAACCAACGCTCCAACTAATTTGATCAATCGATGCATTCGTTCTCTCCAATCGGCGTTTTGCATCCTCAACTCGCAGATGTTGAACGTAAGCGATCGGGGAATAGCCTGTTGCCTTACTAAAACGCCGTTTGAAGCTACGTTCTGGAATACCTGATTGCTTTACGACTTCAGTGATTGGAGCGGCGATCGAAAAATACTCTGCCAGCCAGACTTGAGCGTCTCGAATGACGGCATCTTCGTGATCCATAGGCAGATCAAACACCAGATAGGGAGCCTGTCCATCACTATGCCATTGCAGAGCAAAGAACTTAGACACGGCTTGGGCTGCGGTAGGACCGACATACCGTACAACCAGGTAGAGTACAAGGTCGTACCACGATGCAGACGCTCCTGACATGACAAACTGGTCATGATCTCCAGCAATGACTAAGATTTTTTCAAGCCGCAGATGGACTTGGGGAAAATTTTGCCTAAACGTAGAAGCAAAGGCCCAATGCATGGTTACCTCTCTACCATCCAGTAACCCGGTTTCAGCGAGCAACAATACACCGGAACAAGCCGAACACAAAGTTGCGCCCTGCGAATGCCTCTCCCGTAACCACTGAACCATGCCAGGATAACGTCCCGTTTTCCATTCCCCATGCTCAACCATGACAGAAGGGACAATCACGATGTCGGTAGAAGTAACATCTGTGAACGGACGTTGAGCATTAAGAGCCAATCCACTGGCAGTGATCATTTCTTCATGCGTTGGTGCCACAATCTCGACTTGAAAGGGAGGCGTCTTGGGCAGCGTGTCGTCATAAGTACTCAGTAAGGAAAATGAATTCAGCACATCATAAATGCCACTCAAGGTTGAAAACATGGAATCGGGAATCGCCACGATACTGACATGAGTGCTCTTCATCTTCCTCGCTCCGATGATGTTTATGGCTCTGGCATAAATGAACCGGATATGGCTATTTTGCCACTCGATCCAGGGCTTCACAAGCGACACACTAAGAATGTAATGAGCAGGATGCTGCTGCATTCAGGCTTCATCCAGAAGAATATAAGTCTTGAAGGATACCCATATGACTGTCACCGAAAAAAAGATCAATGAACAAAAACTGAATCAATTTCTTGAGCGTGTGGTCAGCGATCTCGCTGCTTCGTCTGGCGGTGTGATGGTCAGCCTTGGCAACAAGCTGGGGCTTTATAAAGCAATGGCTGGGGCAGGTCCTTTAAGTTCCACAGAACTCGCCCATCGCGCCAACTGTGCTGAGCGTTACGTGCGGGAATGGCTTAATAGCCAAGCGGCTGGAGGGTATGTCATTTATCATCCGTCCAGCAACACCTACGAACTAACGCCAGAACAAGCCATGGTACTGGCCCATGAGGACAGCCCGGTGTTCATGCCGCCTGCGTGGGAAGTTTCTGCTTCCATGTGGCTCGATGAGGAGAAAACTATCCATGCCTTCAAAACAGGTGCTGGTGTTAGCTGGGGTGACCACCATAGTCGTCTGTTTTGTGGAGTGGCAGCGTTTTACCGCAATGGTTATCGAAGCAGTTTGGTGTCACAGTGGCTGCCTGCCCTAACCGGCGTGGAAGCAAAACTGAAAGCGGGTGCGAAGGTTGCTGATGTCGGTTGCGGTTATGGTCATTCCACGCTGCTGATGGCAAAAGCCTATCCTCAGTCGCGCTTTTGGGGATTCGATTACCATGCTGAATCCATCCATGCCGCCCGAGCTCAAGCTCAACAGGAGGGTTTAACCGATCGAGTTACCTTCGAGGTAGCATCTGCACAGGGATACCTTAAACAAGGTTTTGACTTGATCTGCTTCTTTGATTGCTTACACGATCTGGGCGACCCGGTGGGGGCCGCGAAATATGCGGCTCAATCCCTTGCTCCCGATGGTACGGTCATGCTGGTTGAACCGTTTGCCAACGATCGGGTCGAGGATAATCTAAACCCGGTTGGTCGCCTCTACTATGCAGGCTCTACAACGATCTGTTGTGCCCACTCTCTCTCGGAAGACATGGGACTTGCCTTAGGCGCACAAGCAGGTGAGGGACGGCTAGCACAGGTCTTTAAGGAGGCTGGCTTTACAACGTTTCGACGCGCCACTGAAACCCCTTTTAACCTGATCCTAGAAGCCCGCTTATAGACAATGCGAGGATGAACCAAGAGACTTACCAGCCCAATTTTGGCAGGCCCCCCGCCTGAAATTGGGTTGTTTATTTTCGAGAAAGGCTAATGTTCAAAAGCAACGTCACTCCACAAACAAAGAAGGGCGGCGAATCACAAACAGATCAGTAAGCCAATATGCCCAAGGATTGTGGATTCAATAACTCCGAGATTTTCAGCCCTCACCCTAGCCCTCTCCCAAAGGAGAGGGAACAAGGGTTTTAGCTCCCTTCTCCTGGGGGAGAAGGGTTGGGGATGAGGGTAATTCATATTTGCATTCAGCAAAGCCGGAATTACTTCTGGAGCAACAGCAACCGCAAGGGATCGAGACGAAGCGACCAGGGAAACGGATGATCCTTCAGGGTATACCACTTCTCTTTGAAGACTTCTGCCTGGAGATGGTAATCCTGATGATGCTGGGCAGGATGGTTGAGCTTCAAAAACAACGTCATCCGATGGGGGGTCTCACTGGTTTTAACCAGCCAGCAAGGAAATGTATTTTCTTGCTGAGTATCCTCCACAAACATCAATTGATGAGCGCGAATCCCCACAAAATCTGGGGGAGATGTCAGAGGTTCCAGTAGCTGTAACCGCACACCCCAATCCACTGCTTCGATCTGGTTAACTGCCACAGGAATTGCCTGGGAAAAATTCTTGCAACCTGTCAATTGGGCCACACCATAAGTACCGGGATGCTCGAAGATATCCTGCTTGGAACCTGCCGCGATCGGCCTTCCCTGTTCCAGGACCAACAGATCCTGACAGACCCGATAGGCTTCCTCCAGATTGTGAGTCACAAACAATGTTGTTCCGGCATAGGTTTCAAGCTGCGTCACCAGTTCCTGTTCGATCTGACTCCGCAGATGGGTATCCAGAGCCGAAAAGGGCTCATCCAGGAGCAGGGCTTCTGGATGGCTGGCCAAAGCCCTAGCCAGGGCCACCCGCTGCTGTTGCCCCCCAGAGAGTTGATGGGGATAGCGATCGCCCAACCCTGGCAACTGCACGGTCACCAATTGTGCTTCCACCCGCTGTCGAATCCCCTGCTTGGACAGCCCTCTGGGTAAACCAAAGGCAATGTTTTGAGCCACGGTCATGTGGGGAAAGAGGGCATAGTTCTGCACCAGAAAACCAATCCGGCGATCGCGGCTGGGGAGATTAATCTTCTGCTTTGAGTCAAATAATACCCGCCCATTCAACACAATCCGTCCCTCGCTGGGGGTTTCAATCCCGGCAATGCACTTGAGAATCACACTCTTGCCAGATCCGGAGGAACCCAGCAGTCCCAGAGTTGCACCAGCGGTGTTGAAGCTGGCCTGCAGGCGAAAGCTGGCAAAGGCTTTTGCGACTTCGACATGAAGACCTATGGAGGAGCCAGGCAGGACTGGATCGGCAGCCTGGAGCGTCCATGGCTGGGAGGGCGATGTTCCGATCGGGGACTGGCCCGAATGAGATTGGTGACGATCGCGCCCCTCCTGCCAGAGGTTCGTCAAGAAAATTCCCGATAACGAGAGGCCCATAATCACCAGGGACCAGAACCAGGCTTCGTGAGGGGCTCCGGCTTCGACTGCAAAGTAAATGGCCATGGGAATGGTCTGGGTTTGCCCTGGAATATTCCCTGCCAGCATCAGGGTTGCGCCAAACTCCCCCAGAGCCCGGGCAAAGGCCAGGGTAGTGCCTGCCAGAATACCGGGAAAGGCCAGGGGCAACAGAATCCGCCAGAAAACTCTCCACTCGGAAGCCCCCAGGGTACGGGCCACCCCCAACAAATTACCGTCAATTTGCTCGAAAGCCCCCAACACAGTCCGATACATTAGGGGGAAGGAAACCACCAAGGCCGTAATCACGCCCCCATACCAGGTGAAGACGACAGAAAAGCCAAGGGAGCGGGTCAACTGGCCGATCGGCCCATTCCGGCCAAACAGTAGCAATAGCAGGAAGCCAACTACGGTGGGGGGCAGGATCAGGGGTGAGACGAAAATGCCTTCGATCAAGGCCCTGCCTTTCCCCCGATAGCCCCGCATCCAGTAGGCTGCTGCAATCCCAGCAAAAAAGGTCAACCCAGTCCCTAGCAGGGCAACTTTGAGGGAAATCCAGAGGGGGGATAGATCAGCAGGCATGGGGATAGATTAGTTCTTCTTAAACTTAAACACAGGACCAAATCCATACTTGCGGAAAATGGACTTCGCTTCTGTGCTAAACAGGAAGTTTTCAAAATCTTTAGCGGCATCCACCGCTTTGCTGTCTTTCAAGACCGCGATCGGGTAGACGATCGGGGAGTGCAATTTATCCGAAGCCGTTTCCATGATCCGGACATTGGTGGAAGTTTTGGCATCGGTAGTGTAGACCACACCGGCATCCGCATTGCCACTTTCAACTGCCGTCAGTACCTGACGCACATTGTTGGCAAAGACCAATTTAGATTTAATCTGATCCAGAATGCCCAGCTTCTTAAAGACCTCCTCGGCATACTGTCCGGCAGGCACCGTGCGGGGCTCTCCGACGACAATCCGCTGCACTTTGGCATCCGTCAATTGTTTGAAGCTGGTAATGCCGGTGGAATGATTCGGCACAATCAGAACCAGGCGGTTAGAGGCCAGATCCCTCCGGGTGCCAGGAACGAGCAGGTTCTTCTGCTCCAGGGCATCCATCTGTTTCTGGGCAGCAGAGATAAAAATATCCACTGGAGCCCCCTGTTCAATCTGCTGCTGCAACGCACCGGAGGCTCCCAGGTTATAGGCGATCGTGACATTGGGTTTCAGCTTCTGGTACAGGGGCTTGATGTCCTCTAGGGCATCTTTCAGACTGATCGCTGCTGAGACCAGCACTTTCGGATGGGCTTGGGCCGTGGCAGGGGACGGAGTGAAGCATCGGATCCCCAGAGCAAACAGCAGGGTCGTGAATGCAAGGCTGAGGTAGGCAAGAATGCGTCGTCTATTCATGGAAGTGAAAACTGTATCGAAATAGGTTCAGGTTGGTATGATCTTACCAGCCCCACCAAAGTTACCCGACTAAATTGGTAATGAATTGGTAACTTTACACCGGGATCAGGGATACCAACCCAGCGGGCGGATGGCAGCCAAGTTTTTAGAGGCAAATACCAGAGCCTCTTCCCAAAAGAAATTGGCTTTGCTGAATGCAAAATATGAATTACCCTCATCCCCAACCCTTCTCCCGCAGGAGAAGGGAGCTAAAACTCTTGTTCCCTCTCCTTTGGGAGAGGGCTAGGGTGAGGGCTGCATAAGGCTCAAGCACGAAAATCATCCTTCTATTCAGCAACGCCCTCTCAGGAACCCGGTTTTTTCTGGTCCCAGTTGGGGGCATTGAACCCATCAACCTCACACAGCGCCTGTATCCCATCAGGATGCCACCAGAGGTATTGCACATCCCGCTTGTGCGGTAGGATCATAGCCAAACACTCACGTAAAACAGCCAATTGAATTGGTTATAGTTTGGTATCGATATGCCCAGAAAAGAACAAGGATGGGTCACCTTTCAAACTTCTGAAGAAGAACGTCGGATCCTAGAAGCATTTTGCCAGCAATCACAGCGGACCAAGACGGAGATTCTCCGTGAGCTGGTACGGAGTCTGAATCAGGAGCATCAGTCTACGGAAGAACAACTCCCTGCAGTATCCTCTCCAATGTCCCCGCTTCCGTTTGAGGATAAGCACACCGACCTGGAAGCTGCCCCCACTAAAAGACCCCTGAAGGTTAGCTCCCGGAATATTTTGAAGGGTGTAGTCACACAGGTGATTACCGGATCGGTCAACAGCGAGGTCACCCTGGAGATTGTCCACCGGGTACAACTGACTTCCATCATCACCAAAACTTCTGCGGAGCAACTGGGGTTGGCAGCAGGGAAGGAGGCTTATGCCGTGATTAAGTCTTCGGATGTGGTGATCGCAATGGATTAAAGCCCCTGAAACCTATTGCACAGGCTGACTGGGATCTTGAAGCCACACGACAATGATGCTTCCGGTCAGATCTTTGGTGGGGATTAGATTAAAGTACCAGGTTGCATGATCCTGTTTCACCTCGTAGACCGTTCCACCTCCGTAAGTCCCCTTCTCTGCTACCTGAAACTGGCTCTGTTGCCCCTGGGTAACCAGAATGTCTACATAAACCTGCATGGGAGTCTTGGCCTCAATCCAGGTTGTTCTGAGAATTGTGGGTTGGAGCTTGGGTTGCTGGCCTGCTTGCAAGCTATCGGGTGCAAAGAAGAGGGTTGGATTTGCAAATAGGTCAGGAGAGG contains the following coding sequences:
- a CDS encoding helix-turn-helix domain-containing protein, whose product is MKSTHVSIVAIPDSMFSTLSGIYDVLNSFSLLSTYDDTLPKTPPFQVEIVAPTHEEMITASGLALNAQRPFTDVTSTDIVIVPSVMVEHGEWKTGRYPGMVQWLRERHSQGATLCSACSGVLLLAETGLLDGREVTMHWAFASTFRQNFPQVHLRLEKILVIAGDHDQFVMSGASASWYDLVLYLVVRYVGPTAAQAVSKFFALQWHSDGQAPYLVFDLPMDHEDAVIRDAQVWLAEYFSIAAPITEVVKQSGIPERSFKRRFSKATGYSPIAYVQHLRVEDAKRRLERTNASIDQISWSVGYEDAASFRRLFKRITGITPGDYRRKFSVPHFAQTHK
- a CDS encoding class I SAM-dependent methyltransferase, with the protein product MTVTEKKINEQKLNQFLERVVSDLAASSGGVMVSLGNKLGLYKAMAGAGPLSSTELAHRANCAERYVREWLNSQAAGGYVIYHPSSNTYELTPEQAMVLAHEDSPVFMPPAWEVSASMWLDEEKTIHAFKTGAGVSWGDHHSRLFCGVAAFYRNGYRSSLVSQWLPALTGVEAKLKAGAKVADVGCGYGHSTLLMAKAYPQSRFWGFDYHAESIHAARAQAQQEGLTDRVTFEVASAQGYLKQGFDLICFFDCLHDLGDPVGAAKYAAQSLAPDGTVMLVEPFANDRVEDNLNPVGRLYYAGSTTICCAHSLSEDMGLALGAQAGEGRLAQVFKEAGFTTFRRATETPFNLILEARL
- the modB gene encoding molybdate ABC transporter permease subunit produces the protein MPADLSPLWISLKVALLGTGLTFFAGIAAAYWMRGYRGKGRALIEGIFVSPLILPPTVVGFLLLLLFGRNGPIGQLTRSLGFSVVFTWYGGVITALVVSFPLMYRTVLGAFEQIDGNLLGVARTLGASEWRVFWRILLPLAFPGILAGTTLAFARALGEFGATLMLAGNIPGQTQTIPMAIYFAVEAGAPHEAWFWSLVIMGLSLSGIFLTNLWQEGRDRHQSHSGQSPIGTSPSQPWTLQAADPVLPGSSIGLHVEVAKAFASFRLQASFNTAGATLGLLGSSGSGKSVILKCIAGIETPSEGRIVLNGRVLFDSKQKINLPSRDRRIGFLVQNYALFPHMTVAQNIAFGLPRGLSKQGIRQRVEAQLVTVQLPGLGDRYPHQLSGGQQQRVALARALASHPEALLLDEPFSALDTHLRSQIEQELVTQLETYAGTTLFVTHNLEEAYRVCQDLLVLEQGRPIAAGSKQDIFEHPGTYGVAQLTGCKNFSQAIPVAVNQIEAVDWGVRLQLLEPLTSPPDFVGIRAHQLMFVEDTQQENTFPCWLVKTSETPHRMTLFLKLNHPAQHHQDYHLQAEVFKEKWYTLKDHPFPWSLRLDPLRLLLLQK
- the modA gene encoding molybdate ABC transporter substrate-binding protein; the protein is MNRRRILAYLSLAFTTLLFALGIRCFTPSPATAQAHPKVLVSAAISLKDALEDIKPLYQKLKPNVTIAYNLGASGALQQQIEQGAPVDIFISAAQKQMDALEQKNLLVPGTRRDLASNRLVLIVPNHSTGITSFKQLTDAKVQRIVVGEPRTVPAGQYAEEVFKKLGILDQIKSKLVFANNVRQVLTAVESGNADAGVVYTTDAKTSTNVRIMETASDKLHSPIVYPIAVLKDSKAVDAAKDFENFLFSTEAKSIFRKYGFGPVFKFKKN
- a CDS encoding molybdopterin-binding protein, whose protein sequence is MPRKEQGWVTFQTSEEERRILEAFCQQSQRTKTEILRELVRSLNQEHQSTEEQLPAVSSPMSPLPFEDKHTDLEAAPTKRPLKVSSRNILKGVVTQVITGSVNSEVTLEIVHRVQLTSIITKTSAEQLGLAAGKEAYAVIKSSDVVIAMD